One stretch of Janibacter limosus DNA includes these proteins:
- the nrdR gene encoding transcriptional regulator NrdR produces the protein MHCPFCRHTDSRVIDSRTTDDGSAIRRRRQCPECSRRFTTLESASLTVTKRSGAAEPFSRAKVLAGVRKACQGRPVTEDQLALLAQRVEESIRSQGSAEIDAHEVGMAILSPLRDLDEVAYLRFASVYQSFDSLEDFESAIATLRREHAATTP, from the coding sequence GTGCACTGCCCGTTCTGCCGTCACACCGACTCCCGGGTCATCGACAGCCGCACGACCGATGACGGCAGCGCCATCCGGCGTCGTCGCCAGTGCCCCGAGTGCAGCCGCCGCTTCACGACGCTCGAGAGCGCCAGCCTGACGGTGACCAAGCGGTCGGGGGCGGCCGAGCCCTTCAGCCGGGCCAAGGTGCTCGCCGGTGTCCGCAAGGCCTGCCAGGGCCGACCGGTCACCGAGGACCAGCTCGCCCTCCTCGCGCAGCGCGTCGAGGAGAGCATCCGATCGCAGGGGAGCGCAGAGATCGATGCCCACGAGGTGGGCATGGCGATCCTGTCGCCGCTGCGTGATCTCGACGAGGTGGCGTACCTGCGCTTCGCCTCCGTCTACCAGTCCTTCGACTCGCTCGAGGACTTCGAGTCGGCGATCGCGACCCTGCGTCGCGAGCATGCCGCCACCACCCCCTAG
- a CDS encoding HNH endonuclease yields the protein MAWDLDYERAFRAAAMGWLSDAATAERDWLRSETLRAFEFDGVRVPLVDAQRGIRKPADAVAALSIRTVYRPEGAARPYEDAVGPDGRLRYKWRGTDPEHPENKALRAAMKAELPLIWFFGVGPGDYKPIYPVYIDAEESLQHQFVVAIDEVQRDSISDAADEHVRRYLRVERNQRVHQRVFRSTVMRAYETRCAVCSLRHGDLLDAAHIVEDRHDLGVASVRNGLALCKIHHAAFDANILGIRPDLVVQIRADLLEEVDGPMLQYGLKERHDERLMVLPSLKREQPDASLLELSYERFRAAS from the coding sequence ATGGCGTGGGATCTGGACTACGAGCGGGCTTTTCGGGCAGCAGCCATGGGCTGGCTCTCGGACGCGGCTACGGCGGAGCGTGACTGGCTTCGTTCGGAGACTCTGCGGGCTTTCGAGTTCGACGGAGTTCGCGTACCTCTCGTCGATGCCCAGCGCGGGATTCGTAAACCGGCGGACGCCGTCGCTGCACTTTCGATCCGGACTGTGTATCGGCCGGAGGGGGCGGCGAGGCCCTACGAGGATGCGGTCGGTCCGGATGGCCGCCTCAGGTACAAGTGGCGTGGGACGGATCCAGAGCACCCGGAGAACAAGGCCCTGAGGGCGGCCATGAAGGCTGAGCTGCCCCTGATCTGGTTCTTCGGGGTCGGGCCAGGGGACTACAAGCCGATCTACCCGGTCTACATCGACGCAGAAGAATCACTCCAGCATCAGTTTGTTGTCGCAATTGATGAGGTCCAGCGTGACTCGATCTCTGACGCAGCCGATGAGCACGTGCGTCGTTACCTCAGGGTGGAGCGCAATCAGCGGGTCCACCAACGGGTCTTTCGCTCGACCGTCATGCGTGCCTACGAGACGCGGTGCGCCGTGTGCTCGCTGCGTCATGGTGACCTGCTTGATGCGGCACACATCGTCGAGGACCGCCATGACCTCGGCGTCGCCTCGGTGCGTAACGGACTGGCGCTGTGCAAGATTCACCACGCCGCGTTCGATGCCAACATCCTCGGCATCAGGCCCGATCTCGTGGTCCAGATCCGGGCAGACCTCTTGGAGGAGGTGGACGGGCCCATGCTTCAGTACGGCCTCAAGGAGCGGCATGACGAAAGGCTGATGGTGCTTCCGAGTCTCAAGCGAGAGCAGCCTGATGCCAGCTTGCTGGAGCTCTCCTACGAGCGCTTCAGGGCCGCCAGCTGA
- a CDS encoding HNH endonuclease signature motif containing protein, translating into MFDEELTVVEESFRGLGQARAGVTERGGRADETSLTCVLQATERLRRAADALELSVLGQVVRWGEERGPDGIYRQVHLREGEVAEFAEDAVAMVTHSSTWAAGERCDLAARAVTDLLPIADLVAEGRVPTRALSIVAKETKRASPEAVAAVVAHLLAPLRGKPGSVRIGELEERELRKAIRRVLQRVEPELLAEKARRNRREQTDVSFAEGPVGTAQMFATLPSEMAVALKEAIEVAAKLRRESDPTLTAGASRAYGLADLALRGVEVRASIRLGIPVITSAASRLTFAPYQGGKGGGSSIGQDLHGPTAREGRFVTGEGADAVDVLPEEWAGDAVTSQVPASLGPGGQECWISGCEIPGIGFIPADVVAALTSNLETKVSRALVDARTGTLVETSNPRYVVTDGMREFVAARDETCRMWGCNRRLMTGCTEDNADLDHATEWPEGQSCPANLSGLCRHHHRLKHTPGWTHRLHEDGRTEWISPAGVATGTFPSLWVHTDDEDSPPSEGANEAKPRYICDEDEERDAFYESLKPECLVGVGGPQEYPVDPPF; encoded by the coding sequence ATGTTCGATGAAGAGCTGACCGTGGTGGAGGAGTCCTTCCGAGGGCTGGGGCAGGCGCGAGCGGGGGTGACCGAGCGCGGTGGCCGAGCGGACGAGACGAGCCTGACGTGCGTCTTGCAGGCAACGGAGCGACTCAGACGCGCGGCTGATGCCCTGGAGCTGTCCGTGCTGGGGCAGGTCGTGCGCTGGGGCGAGGAGCGTGGCCCGGACGGCATCTACCGTCAGGTTCACCTGCGCGAGGGCGAGGTGGCCGAGTTCGCCGAGGACGCGGTCGCGATGGTCACGCACTCCAGCACCTGGGCCGCGGGGGAGCGGTGCGATCTGGCAGCCCGGGCGGTGACGGACCTGCTGCCCATCGCCGACCTCGTCGCGGAGGGCCGCGTCCCGACCAGGGCGCTCAGCATCGTGGCCAAGGAGACCAAGCGAGCCAGCCCCGAGGCCGTGGCGGCAGTCGTGGCTCACCTGCTTGCCCCCCTTCGTGGCAAGCCGGGGTCAGTCCGCATCGGTGAGCTCGAGGAGCGTGAGCTGCGCAAGGCCATCCGACGCGTCCTCCAGCGCGTCGAGCCGGAGCTCCTCGCGGAGAAGGCGCGTCGCAACCGTCGCGAGCAGACGGACGTGAGCTTCGCGGAGGGCCCGGTCGGCACCGCTCAGATGTTTGCGACCCTGCCCTCCGAGATGGCAGTCGCCCTCAAGGAGGCCATCGAGGTCGCCGCGAAGCTGCGTCGCGAGTCCGATCCGACGCTGACCGCCGGCGCCTCACGCGCCTACGGACTCGCCGACCTCGCGCTGAGGGGAGTGGAGGTCCGGGCGAGCATCCGCCTGGGTATCCCGGTCATCACGTCCGCTGCCTCCAGGCTGACCTTCGCCCCCTACCAAGGGGGCAAAGGCGGCGGCTCGAGCATTGGCCAGGACCTGCACGGCCCGACCGCTCGCGAAGGGCGCTTCGTCACCGGGGAGGGCGCCGACGCGGTCGACGTGCTCCCCGAGGAGTGGGCGGGCGACGCGGTGACCTCACAGGTGCCCGCCAGCCTGGGCCCGGGTGGTCAGGAGTGCTGGATCAGTGGCTGCGAGATCCCGGGCATCGGGTTCATCCCGGCGGACGTGGTCGCGGCACTGACGAGCAACCTGGAGACCAAGGTCTCCCGGGCGCTGGTCGACGCTCGCACAGGGACCCTCGTGGAGACGAGCAACCCGCGCTACGTCGTGACGGACGGGATGCGCGAGTTCGTCGCGGCCCGCGACGAGACCTGCCGCATGTGGGGCTGCAACCGTCGACTGATGACTGGCTGCACCGAGGACAACGCCGACCTCGACCACGCGACCGAGTGGCCGGAGGGCCAGTCCTGCCCGGCCAACCTGTCGGGACTGTGCCGCCACCACCACCGGCTGAAGCACACCCCGGGATGGACGCACAGGCTGCACGAGGACGGGCGTACCGAGTGGATCAGCCCGGCCGGCGTCGCGACGGGCACCTTCCCGAGCCTGTGGGTCCACACCGACGACGAGGACTCGCCCCCTTCAGAGGGGGCGAACGAGGCGAAGCCGCGGTACATCTGCGACGAGGACGAGGAGCGAGACGCCTTCTATGAGTCCCTGAAGCCGGAGTGCTTGGTCGGGGTAGGAGGACCGCAGGAGTACCCGGTCGACCCTCCCTTCTGA
- a CDS encoding vitamin B12-dependent ribonucleotide reductase — protein MTETAGKPSTRRGSRTKGLTIERIHTTEGVHPYDEVTWEKRDVVQQNWKSGETIFEQRGVEFPDFWSVNASTIVTTKYFRGAVGSPERESGLKQLIDRVVLTYVKAGKDNGYFAADTDAEIFEHELTYALLHQIFSFNSPVWFNVGTASPQQVSACFILSVDDSMDSILNWYKEEGFIFKGGSGAGLNLSRIRSSKELLSSGGTASGPVSFMRGADASAGTIKSGGATRRAAKMVVLDVDHPDIEEFVETKAREEHKIRALRDAGFDMDLGGADITSVQYQNANNSVRVNDEFMRAVDEGTEFGLTSRKDGSVIETVDARELMGKIAKAAWECADPGIQYDGTINDWHTNPETGRITASNPCSEYMSLDNSSCNLASLNLLKFLKDDDTFDAERFQKVAELVITAMDISICFADFPTEAIGDTTRDYRQLGIGYANLGALLMATGHGYDSDGGRALAASITSLLTGASYKRSAELAGIVGAYNGYARNADAHKRVMRKHQAANDQIRTIHTMDKDIHAVATKAWDAVVKVGEKNGYRNAQASVLAPTGTIGFMMDCDTTGIEPDFSLVKFKKLVGGGSMQIVNLTIPRALKKLGYTEETIEAIVEYIADKGHVIDAPGLKQDHYEIFDTAMGARAIAPMGHVRMMAAVQPFLSGAISKTVNLPESASVEEIEDVYMQGWKLGLKALAVYRDNCKVGQPLSDGGSTAKDAKDAKDAAAAAPVEKVVEYRPLRRRMPKRRSSQTTSFAVGGAEGYLTAGTYEDGDLGELFLKFGKQGSTLAGLMDAFSIAISIALQHGVPLETYVEKFTNLRFEPAGMTDDPDVRMAQSIMDYVFRRLALDYLDFDTRSFMGIHTAEERARQLETGSYEASSTDSDDSDYDDDSYSQGVATNEVKEVKSEVATKDETITDQSGAGAASARAVDATVHSSAELMEKFQGKASDAPMCMTCGTKMRPAGSCYVCEGCGSTSGCS, from the coding sequence ATGACCGAGACCGCCGGCAAGCCCAGCACCCGTCGCGGGTCCCGCACCAAGGGCCTGACCATCGAGCGCATCCACACCACCGAGGGTGTGCACCCCTACGACGAGGTCACCTGGGAGAAGCGTGACGTCGTCCAGCAGAACTGGAAGTCCGGCGAGACGATCTTCGAGCAGCGCGGTGTCGAGTTCCCCGACTTCTGGTCGGTCAACGCCTCGACCATCGTCACGACCAAGTACTTCCGTGGGGCCGTCGGTTCGCCGGAGCGCGAGTCCGGTCTCAAGCAGCTCATCGACCGGGTCGTCCTGACCTATGTCAAGGCGGGCAAGGACAACGGCTACTTCGCCGCTGACACCGACGCCGAGATCTTCGAGCACGAGCTGACCTACGCGCTGCTGCACCAGATCTTCAGCTTCAACTCCCCGGTGTGGTTCAACGTCGGCACGGCCAGCCCGCAGCAGGTCAGCGCCTGCTTCATCCTCTCGGTCGACGACTCGATGGACTCGATCCTCAACTGGTACAAGGAGGAGGGCTTCATCTTCAAGGGCGGCTCCGGTGCCGGCCTCAACCTCTCCCGCATCCGCTCCTCCAAGGAGCTGCTGTCCTCCGGTGGTACCGCCTCCGGGCCGGTCTCCTTCATGCGTGGTGCCGACGCCTCCGCGGGCACCATCAAGTCCGGTGGCGCGACCCGTCGTGCGGCCAAGATGGTCGTCCTGGACGTCGACCACCCGGACATCGAGGAGTTCGTCGAGACCAAGGCGCGCGAGGAGCACAAGATCCGTGCGCTGCGTGACGCAGGCTTCGACATGGACCTCGGCGGGGCCGACATCACCTCGGTCCAGTACCAGAACGCCAACAACTCGGTGCGTGTCAACGACGAGTTCATGCGTGCGGTCGACGAGGGCACCGAGTTCGGTCTGACCTCCCGCAAGGACGGCTCGGTCATCGAGACCGTCGACGCTCGTGAGCTCATGGGCAAGATCGCCAAGGCCGCGTGGGAGTGCGCCGACCCGGGCATCCAGTACGACGGCACGATCAACGACTGGCACACCAACCCGGAGACGGGCCGGATCACCGCGTCCAACCCGTGCAGCGAGTACATGTCCCTGGACAACTCCTCCTGCAACCTCGCCTCGCTCAACCTGCTGAAGTTCCTCAAGGACGACGACACCTTCGACGCCGAGCGCTTCCAGAAGGTTGCCGAGCTGGTCATCACCGCGATGGACATCTCGATCTGCTTCGCCGACTTCCCGACCGAGGCGATCGGCGACACCACCCGCGACTACCGTCAGCTGGGCATCGGTTACGCCAACCTCGGCGCGCTGCTCATGGCGACCGGTCACGGCTACGACTCCGATGGTGGCCGCGCGCTGGCCGCGTCGATCACCTCGCTGCTCACCGGTGCGTCCTACAAGCGCTCCGCCGAGCTCGCCGGGATCGTCGGTGCCTACAACGGCTACGCCCGCAACGCTGACGCCCACAAGCGCGTCATGCGCAAGCACCAAGCGGCCAACGACCAGATCCGCACGATCCACACGATGGACAAGGACATCCACGCGGTGGCCACCAAGGCGTGGGACGCGGTCGTCAAGGTCGGCGAGAAGAACGGCTACCGCAACGCCCAGGCGTCGGTGCTCGCCCCGACCGGGACCATCGGCTTCATGATGGACTGCGACACCACCGGCATCGAGCCGGACTTCTCCCTGGTGAAGTTCAAGAAGCTCGTCGGTGGCGGCTCGATGCAGATCGTCAACCTGACGATCCCGCGTGCGCTGAAGAAGCTCGGCTACACCGAGGAGACCATCGAGGCGATCGTCGAATACATCGCCGACAAGGGTCACGTCATCGACGCCCCGGGTCTGAAGCAGGACCACTACGAGATCTTCGACACCGCCATGGGTGCCCGTGCGATCGCTCCGATGGGTCACGTGCGGATGATGGCTGCGGTCCAGCCCTTCCTCTCCGGTGCCATCTCCAAGACGGTCAACCTGCCTGAGTCGGCGTCGGTCGAGGAGATCGAGGACGTCTACATGCAGGGCTGGAAGCTCGGCCTGAAGGCGCTCGCGGTCTACCGCGACAACTGCAAGGTCGGTCAGCCGCTGTCCGACGGTGGGTCCACCGCCAAGGACGCGAAGGACGCCAAGGACGCCGCCGCTGCCGCGCCGGTCGAGAAGGTCGTCGAGTACCGCCCGCTGCGTCGCCGGATGCCCAAGCGTCGCTCCTCGCAGACGACGAGCTTCGCCGTCGGTGGGGCCGAGGGGTACCTGACCGCTGGCACCTACGAGGACGGTGACCTCGGTGAGCTCTTCCTGAAGTTCGGCAAGCAGGGCTCGACCCTGGCCGGCCTGATGGATGCCTTCTCCATCGCGATCTCGATCGCCCTGCAGCACGGTGTGCCGCTGGAGACCTACGTCGAGAAGTTCACCAACCTGCGCTTCGAGCCGGCTGGTATGACGGATGACCCGGACGTGCGGATGGCGCAGTCGATCATGGACTACGTCTTCCGTCGCCTGGCGCTGGACTACCTGGACTTCGACACGCGGTCCTTCATGGGCATCCACACCGCGGAGGAGCGCGCCCGTCAGCTGGAGACCGGCTCCTACGAGGCCTCGTCCACGGACAGTGACGACTCGGACTACGACGACGACAGCTACAGCCAGGGCGTCGCGACCAACGAGGTCAAGGAGGTCAAGTCCGAGGTAGCCACCAAGGACGAGACCATCACCGACCAGTCCGGTGCCGGTGCTGCCTCTGCCCGTGCAGTCGACGCCACCGTCCACTCCTCGGCCGAGCTCATGGAGAAGTTCCAGGGCAAGGCCTCGGACGCCCCCATGTGCATGACCTGCGGTACCAAGATGCGTCCCGCCGGCTCCTGCTACGTCTGCGAGGGCTGCGGCTCGACCAGCGGTTGCAGCTGA
- a CDS encoding DUF3883 domain-containing protein: protein MATREAWSAEENSILVHAYLGMLRSELKDESFVKADVNRQLQGLLDRGRGSIEFKLMNVSAVLRELSFPFVNGYKPYPNIQASLRDCVREEILRQQDLTDLAFDSMTASMPDVADSAIWREGEPPTLGLQPSEGLPGQRAGRWNFVELEAMNRQLGAAGERAVLARERLLLTRAGQHHLASRVDHVSQTVGDGLGFDIRSFEPDGAEKLIEVKTTKRGAHWPMVVSRNEVEVSGVEGERYHLYRLHDFRPEAVRFYTLRGDLRHACDLAPESYTALPSRSSE, encoded by the coding sequence GTGGCAACCAGGGAGGCGTGGTCCGCGGAGGAGAACAGCATTCTCGTGCACGCATATCTGGGGATGCTTCGCTCAGAGTTGAAGGACGAGAGCTTCGTCAAGGCTGATGTCAATCGGCAGCTTCAGGGCCTCCTTGACCGCGGCCGTGGGTCGATCGAGTTCAAGTTGATGAATGTGAGCGCGGTCCTTCGAGAGCTGAGTTTCCCCTTCGTCAACGGTTACAAGCCGTATCCCAATATCCAGGCCTCTCTGCGGGACTGCGTTCGCGAGGAGATCCTGCGACAGCAGGACCTGACAGACCTGGCCTTCGACAGCATGACGGCATCAATGCCTGACGTCGCTGATTCGGCGATCTGGAGGGAAGGCGAGCCACCCACGCTGGGGTTGCAGCCGAGCGAGGGTCTCCCCGGTCAGCGCGCAGGACGGTGGAACTTTGTCGAGCTGGAAGCGATGAACCGACAGTTGGGTGCCGCCGGAGAGCGTGCAGTCTTGGCTCGCGAGCGTCTGCTCCTTACCAGGGCCGGGCAGCACCACCTTGCTTCACGAGTCGATCACGTCAGCCAAACGGTGGGGGACGGTCTCGGCTTCGACATCCGGTCGTTCGAACCAGACGGCGCCGAAAAGCTGATCGAGGTTAAGACCACGAAGCGCGGAGCTCACTGGCCCATGGTCGTGAGTCGGAACGAGGTCGAGGTCAGCGGCGTTGAGGGGGAGCGATACCACCTCTATCGTCTCCACGACTTCCGGCCAGAAGCTGTGCGCTTCTACACGCTGCGCGGCGACCTTCGCCATGCTTGCGATCTAGCGCCTGAGTCGTACACGGCCCTTCCATCGCGCTCCTCAGAGTGA